In the genome of Acidobacteriota bacterium, one region contains:
- a CDS encoding aldo/keto reductase — protein sequence MSTLTRRDWLALTAGAGAALAWNPAALFAQGALITRAIPSTGERLPVVGLGSSATFSQVARSEDVTAVREVLRTLLDNGGRLFDTAPGYGASEEVAGRVVRENTWGDRVFWATKLNVAGRGNAGANPAAARQQVETSFTRVGKAKIDLIQVHNLGDVPTQLPILREFKQAGRVRYVGVTTTFDQQYDELVQIMRREPLDFIGVDYAVDGREVEQTILPLAQERKIAVLAYAPFGRTRLFRRVGDRPLPDWAAEFDAKTWAQFFLKWVLGHPAITAVTPATSQPKNMLDNLGGGVGRLPDAAMRRRMAAFIDALPDA from the coding sequence GTGTCTACGCTCACCCGTCGAGACTGGCTGGCCCTCACCGCTGGCGCGGGCGCCGCGCTCGCCTGGAATCCCGCCGCGCTGTTCGCCCAGGGCGCGCTGATCACGCGCGCGATTCCGTCCACCGGCGAGCGGCTGCCGGTCGTCGGCCTCGGAAGCTCTGCCACCTTCTCGCAAGTCGCGCGCAGCGAGGACGTCACCGCCGTGCGTGAGGTGCTCAGGACGCTCTTGGACAACGGCGGCCGGTTGTTCGACACCGCGCCGGGCTACGGCGCATCGGAGGAGGTCGCCGGCCGGGTCGTGCGCGAGAACACGTGGGGCGATCGCGTGTTCTGGGCGACCAAGCTCAACGTCGCGGGCCGCGGCAATGCCGGCGCGAATCCGGCCGCGGCGCGCCAGCAGGTGGAGACGTCGTTCACGCGCGTCGGCAAGGCGAAGATCGATCTCATCCAGGTGCACAACCTCGGCGACGTCCCAACGCAACTGCCGATCCTGCGCGAGTTCAAGCAGGCCGGGCGCGTGCGGTACGTGGGCGTGACGACGACCTTCGATCAGCAGTACGACGAGCTCGTTCAGATCATGCGGCGCGAACCGCTGGACTTCATCGGCGTCGACTACGCCGTGGACGGCCGCGAAGTGGAGCAGACGATCCTGCCGCTCGCCCAAGAGCGGAAGATCGCCGTGCTCGCCTACGCGCCGTTCGGGCGCACGCGCCTCTTCCGCCGCGTCGGCGATCGGCCGCTGCCGGACTGGGCGGCCGAGTTCGACGCGAAGACGTGGGCGCAGTTCTTCCTGAAGTGGGTGCTCGGGCACCCGGCCATCACGGCCGTGACGCCGGCGACGAGCCAGCCCAAGAACATGCTCGACAACCTCGGCGGTGGCGTCGGCCGGCTGCCCGACGCGGCCATGCGCCGGCGCATGGCCGCCTTCATCGATGCGCTTCCTGACGCGTAG
- a CDS encoding MFS transporter gives MRFLTRRLGIQDHEATAVAWSWLFFFSVLSSYYVLRPIRDDMGVESGVANLPWLFTGSLVGMLVANPPFAWIAARLPRRVFVSAAYRFFALNLAIFFLTLRLLPTDQQLWAARAFFVWTSIFNMFVVSIFWSVMADVYSADQGKRLFGLIGAAGTIGSLTGAALTSLLVEPLGAANLLLLSAVLLEAAALAARRLFGFAARARDGAARLPASSQAIGVGGSVWEGMRRTFTSAYFLNITTHMLLFTVLTTFLYFQQATLVDAAITDRAARTRFFANIDLLVNLLALVTQTFATGWFIRAFGLTAALLFLPVLSLVGFGVLGLAQTTGVLMLFQVLRRAGNFAVNRPAREVLFTVAAPEDRYKTKAFIDTVVYRAGDQIGAWAYAPLAAIGFGIAGISSVALGLSIVSIVNAWWLGWRWQAAARDAAASAATPAVPTPRHYPAS, from the coding sequence ATGCGCTTCCTGACGCGTAGGCTCGGCATACAGGATCACGAAGCCACGGCCGTCGCCTGGTCGTGGCTGTTCTTCTTCAGCGTCCTCTCCTCGTACTACGTCCTCAGGCCGATTCGCGACGACATGGGCGTCGAGAGCGGCGTCGCGAACCTGCCATGGCTCTTCACCGGGTCGCTCGTCGGCATGCTCGTGGCCAACCCGCCGTTCGCCTGGATCGCGGCGCGGCTGCCGCGCCGCGTCTTCGTCTCCGCCGCGTATCGCTTCTTCGCGCTCAACCTCGCGATCTTCTTCCTGACGCTGCGCCTGCTGCCGACCGACCAGCAGCTCTGGGCCGCGCGCGCGTTCTTCGTCTGGACCTCGATCTTCAACATGTTCGTCGTCTCGATCTTCTGGTCGGTGATGGCGGACGTGTACTCCGCCGATCAGGGCAAGCGGCTCTTTGGACTGATCGGCGCCGCCGGCACGATCGGCAGCCTGACCGGGGCGGCGCTGACCTCGTTGCTCGTCGAGCCGCTCGGCGCGGCGAACCTGCTGCTGCTCTCGGCCGTGCTGCTCGAGGCCGCGGCGCTCGCCGCCCGCCGGTTGTTCGGCTTCGCCGCCCGTGCGCGCGACGGCGCGGCGCGCCTGCCGGCGAGCAGCCAGGCGATCGGCGTCGGCGGGAGCGTCTGGGAGGGGATGCGGCGCACCTTCACGTCGGCGTACTTCCTCAACATCACGACGCACATGCTGCTCTTCACGGTGCTGACGACGTTCCTGTACTTCCAGCAGGCGACGCTCGTGGACGCCGCCATCACCGACAGAGCCGCCCGCACGCGCTTCTTCGCGAACATCGACCTGCTCGTCAACCTGCTCGCGCTCGTCACGCAGACCTTCGCAACCGGCTGGTTCATCCGGGCGTTCGGCCTGACGGCTGCCCTCCTGTTCCTCCCCGTCCTGAGCCTGGTCGGCTTCGGCGTGCTCGGCCTCGCGCAGACGACCGGCGTGCTGATGCTCTTCCAGGTGCTGCGGCGCGCCGGCAACTTCGCCGTGAACCGCCCGGCGCGCGAAGTGCTCTTCACGGTGGCGGCGCCAGAGGACCGCTACAAGACCAAAGCGTTCATCGACACGGTCGTGTATCGCGCCGGCGATCAGATCGGCGCCTGGGCGTATGCGCCGCTCGCGGCGATCGGATTCGGCATCGCGGGCATCTCCAGCGTTGCGCTGGGGCTGTCGATCGTCTCGATCGTGAACGCGTGGTGGCTGGGATGGCGATGGCAGGCAGCCGCGCGGGACGCGGCCGCCAGCGCCGCGACCCCGGCAGTGCCCACGCCTCGGCACTACCCGGCGTCCTGA
- a CDS encoding GNAT family N-acetyltransferase, whose translation MTTTFDLREASEVTELDQIRRLFGEYAASLGIDLGFQDFDTELASLPGAYAPPGGSLILANRHGIPVGCVAVRPLCREIAEMKRLYVRPAARGQQLGRLLAVRAIAFARAAGYASMRLDTLSTMNAALTLYRGLGFRDIPPYRYNPIEGAVFLELDLHRR comes from the coding sequence ATGACGACGACGTTCGATCTGCGAGAGGCGAGCGAGGTGACGGAGCTCGATCAGATCAGGCGGCTGTTCGGCGAATACGCGGCGTCGCTGGGCATCGATCTCGGCTTCCAGGACTTCGATACCGAGCTTGCATCGCTGCCAGGGGCGTATGCGCCACCAGGCGGTTCGTTGATCCTGGCGAACCGGCACGGTATCCCGGTGGGTTGCGTCGCGGTTCGACCGTTGTGCCGCGAGATCGCCGAGATGAAACGGCTCTACGTTCGGCCGGCCGCGCGCGGCCAGCAACTCGGCAGGCTGCTGGCCGTTCGCGCCATCGCCTTCGCCCGCGCCGCTGGCTACGCCTCGATGAGGCTGGACACGTTGTCCACCATGAACGCGGCACTGACGCTCTACCGCGGGCTCGGGTTCCGCGACATTCCGCCGTATCGCTACAACCCCATCGAAGGCGCGGTCTTCCTGGAACTCGATCTGCACAGACGCTGA
- a CDS encoding TraR/DksA C4-type zinc finger protein, whose amino-acid sequence MRAFGIETDWPPTAEWEDQQRKRCESELLDDICAALVRIGDAATRNTLEALAQLDAGTYGYCVDCHRQIPADRLEALNFAVRCASCAFRHDAVPSEEETEPVSIPAWQ is encoded by the coding sequence ATGAGAGCATTTGGAATCGAGACGGATTGGCCGCCAACCGCGGAATGGGAAGACCAGCAACGAAAGCGCTGCGAATCGGAATTGCTCGATGACATCTGCGCCGCGCTCGTCCGGATCGGCGATGCCGCCACGCGGAACACGCTCGAAGCCCTGGCCCAACTCGATGCCGGCACCTATGGCTACTGCGTGGACTGCCATCGGCAAATTCCTGCCGATCGACTCGAGGCATTGAACTTCGCAGTGCGGTGCGCGTCGTGCGCGTTCAGGCACGACGCCGTTCCCAGCGAGGAGGAAACCGAACCGGTGTCGATCCCGGCGTGGCAGTGA
- a CDS encoding PQQ-binding-like beta-propeller repeat protein, whose translation MAGTRLLGRPSRPSSPRVRRAPFALIAALLVVAIGTGAGLAQRSGNTNPRALPGADSSNFVDFDQITKTNVKNLQVAWYYPHAAAIFSPVAVDGVLYGLGRNSSALVALDATTGKEIWVHDGLQGIVSKGINFWQSEDGKDRRLLFSVNSFLQAIDARTGKSILSFGKNGIVDMRAGLRRAEGTGASAQQNSPGRIWRNLLILGGSSGEAFITPPGDIRAYDVVTGERVWQFHTVPEPGEFGYETNPKEGYKYIGGANNWGEMSVDEERGIVYIPTGSATYDFYGADRHGANLFANCLLALDARTGKRLWHFQTIHHDLWDLDNVSAPQLVTVRQNGQTIPAVAHAGKTGFLYVFNRVTGQPLWPIEERPVMKTDVPGEYSSPTQPFPTKPPAFVRQSFGVDDVNPWLLSKEQYEDMRARVAKAKNGTGPQGGLFIPPSLGIESISMPGNQGGANWGVTAGDPQRGMVFVVGVNQVALLKLEDVKTRQGGSDNQASGTVLSRGQAAYAQHCSTCHGANMQGAQPGVPSIVGVTSRMDADAIRAIVQEGRGLMRPLLEIGSQDLNAIVAYLTATNPFGRGGGANAAAMGGPSLPPGPTVATGGAPRPAVPARGLGPYYPGAGGNAGNIPWPDELEDKSFLPPTRFMSGYNVMATYTKPPYTTLTAYDLNSGTIKWQIAPGDHPPTVARGGPRGTGGVGARNGVLVTRSGIVFHAAGDYKVRAYDEDTGKELWSGAIPGSARGIPTMYMANGKQYLVIAVPAGQVQPGAAPGADAETGAPVVTETTPRGYVAFALP comes from the coding sequence ATGGCAGGTACTCGCCTTCTCGGACGTCCCTCCCGGCCGTCGTCTCCACGCGTACGACGTGCGCCGTTCGCGCTGATCGCCGCGTTGCTCGTGGTCGCGATCGGGACCGGAGCAGGTCTGGCACAGCGTAGCGGCAACACGAACCCGCGTGCCTTGCCCGGCGCCGACAGCTCGAACTTCGTGGACTTCGACCAGATCACGAAGACCAACGTGAAGAACCTGCAGGTCGCCTGGTACTACCCGCACGCGGCGGCGATCTTCAGCCCCGTCGCGGTCGACGGCGTGCTCTACGGTCTCGGCCGCAACAGCTCCGCGCTCGTCGCGCTCGACGCGACGACGGGCAAGGAGATCTGGGTGCACGATGGGCTGCAGGGCATCGTCAGCAAGGGCATCAACTTCTGGCAGAGCGAGGACGGCAAGGATCGGCGGCTGCTCTTCTCGGTCAACAGCTTCCTGCAGGCGATCGACGCGCGCACGGGCAAGTCGATCCTGAGCTTCGGCAAGAACGGCATCGTGGACATGCGCGCCGGGCTGCGGCGCGCGGAGGGCACCGGCGCGAGCGCGCAGCAGAACAGCCCGGGCCGGATCTGGCGCAACCTGCTCATCCTCGGCGGATCGTCCGGCGAGGCGTTCATCACGCCGCCGGGAGACATCCGCGCATACGACGTGGTCACCGGCGAGAGGGTCTGGCAGTTCCACACCGTGCCAGAGCCCGGCGAGTTCGGCTACGAAACGAACCCGAAGGAAGGCTACAAGTACATCGGCGGCGCCAACAACTGGGGCGAGATGTCGGTCGACGAGGAACGCGGAATCGTCTACATCCCGACCGGCTCGGCCACGTACGATTTCTACGGCGCCGACCGGCACGGCGCGAACCTCTTCGCCAACTGTCTGCTCGCGCTCGACGCGCGCACCGGCAAGCGGCTCTGGCACTTTCAGACGATCCACCACGACCTCTGGGATCTCGACAACGTCTCGGCACCACAGCTCGTCACGGTGCGGCAGAACGGCCAGACGATTCCGGCCGTCGCGCACGCCGGCAAGACCGGATTCCTCTACGTCTTCAACCGCGTCACGGGTCAGCCGCTCTGGCCGATCGAGGAACGGCCGGTGATGAAGACGGACGTCCCGGGCGAGTACTCGTCGCCGACGCAGCCGTTCCCCACCAAACCGCCCGCGTTCGTCCGACAGTCGTTCGGGGTCGACGATGTGAACCCGTGGCTGCTGTCGAAGGAGCAGTACGAGGACATGCGCGCCCGTGTGGCGAAGGCGAAGAACGGCACCGGCCCGCAGGGTGGCCTGTTCATTCCGCCGAGCCTCGGCATCGAGTCGATCTCGATGCCGGGCAATCAGGGCGGCGCCAATTGGGGCGTCACGGCCGGCGATCCCCAGAGGGGCATGGTCTTCGTCGTCGGCGTCAACCAGGTGGCGTTGCTCAAGCTGGAGGACGTGAAGACGCGACAGGGCGGGAGCGACAACCAGGCGTCCGGCACCGTGCTCTCGCGCGGCCAGGCCGCCTACGCCCAGCACTGCAGCACGTGCCATGGCGCGAACATGCAGGGCGCGCAGCCTGGTGTGCCGTCGATCGTCGGCGTGACGTCGCGGATGGACGCCGACGCGATCCGCGCGATCGTGCAGGAAGGGCGAGGGCTGATGCGCCCGCTGCTCGAGATCGGATCGCAGGATCTGAACGCCATCGTGGCGTACCTCACGGCGACCAACCCGTTCGGACGTGGCGGCGGTGCGAACGCGGCGGCGATGGGTGGTCCGTCGCTGCCGCCGGGGCCGACCGTCGCCACGGGCGGCGCTCCGCGGCCCGCGGTGCCGGCGCGCGGCCTTGGGCCTTACTACCCTGGCGCCGGCGGCAACGCCGGCAACATCCCCTGGCCCGACGAGCTGGAGGACAAGAGCTTCCTCCCGCCGACGCGCTTCATGAGCGGCTACAACGTGATGGCGACCTACACCAAGCCGCCGTACACGACGTTGACGGCGTACGATCTCAACAGCGGGACCATCAAGTGGCAGATCGCGCCGGGCGATCATCCGCCCACCGTCGCGCGCGGCGGTCCGCGCGGCACGGGCGGCGTCGGCGCGCGCAACGGCGTGCTCGTCACCCGATCCGGCATCGTCTTCCACGCCGCCGGCGACTACAAAGTGCGCGCCTACGATGAGGACACCGGCAAGGAACTGTGGTCGGGCGCCATTCCGGGATCGGCGCGTGGCATCCCCACCATGTACATGGCGAACGGCAAGCAGTACCTCGTGATCGCGGTGCCGGCCGGTCAGGTACAACCCGGCGCGGCGCCTGGCGCCGACGCCGAGACCGGCGCGCCCGTCGTCACAGAGACGACGCCGCGCGGGTACGTCGCGTTCGCGCTGCCGTAG
- a CDS encoding cbb3-type cytochrome c oxidase subunit I, translated as MSAATAPLAPIETAVFRTCPATGRRIDLSAERLVKVHAVSSVVSLLVGAVAAVLLVLTRWQAVHLLPAEWFYRILGVHGMSMLIFFIIFFEMAVLIFASTALLNARQVATKTAWAAFALMLAGALVVEWMMWSGNADVLFTSYVPLRADPKFYLGVILFAVGALVTVGLFFANLVYAKREQRYQGSLPLVVYGAVTAAIIAVITLVHGAAIYIPTYLWSLGLMEVDPQIYRLIWWGLGHSSQQINVAAMVAIWYMLGALTVGSVVLNEKISRSAFVLYVLFISMASAHHLLVDPGMGPAWKIVNTSYFMYMAVLASMIHGFTVPAGMELGMRLRGFTQGMFDWLRRAPWGDPGFSALIFSVVVFGFVGGITGVTIGTEQINIIVHNTLRVPGHFHATVVSGTAMAFMGATYYLIPLIFRKKVAFWPLAKIQPYLFAGGMLIFTLSMTFAGSFGVPRRHWDISFSGAPFDVQFNPIVDVVLAVVALGGLLAATGAFAFIAIAVASVFFGEPLGTIPKGVVVAGIPQGLTQPPVHAADVDTRSRALHDASRGLMGPTPGTIALVFVFLAAFVLYFFVNWKVLSFLWRIG; from the coding sequence GCGGATCGATCTCTCGGCCGAGCGGCTGGTCAAGGTCCACGCGGTCTCGTCGGTGGTCTCGCTCCTCGTGGGCGCGGTCGCGGCGGTGCTGCTCGTGCTCACGCGCTGGCAGGCCGTGCACCTGCTGCCGGCCGAGTGGTTCTACCGGATCCTCGGCGTGCACGGCATGAGCATGCTGATCTTCTTCATCATCTTCTTCGAGATGGCCGTGCTGATCTTCGCGAGCACGGCGCTGCTCAACGCGCGTCAGGTCGCGACGAAGACGGCGTGGGCCGCCTTCGCGCTGATGCTCGCCGGCGCGCTCGTCGTCGAGTGGATGATGTGGTCGGGCAACGCCGACGTGCTGTTCACGTCGTACGTGCCGCTGCGCGCCGACCCGAAGTTCTACCTCGGCGTGATCCTCTTCGCCGTCGGCGCGCTCGTCACCGTCGGGCTGTTCTTCGCGAACCTCGTCTACGCGAAGCGGGAGCAGCGGTACCAGGGCTCGCTCCCGCTCGTCGTCTACGGCGCCGTGACGGCGGCGATCATCGCGGTGATCACGCTCGTGCACGGCGCGGCGATCTACATCCCGACGTACCTCTGGTCGCTCGGCCTCATGGAGGTCGATCCGCAGATCTACCGGCTCATCTGGTGGGGGCTCGGACACTCGTCGCAGCAGATCAACGTCGCCGCGATGGTCGCGATCTGGTACATGCTCGGGGCGCTGACGGTCGGCTCCGTCGTGCTCAACGAGAAGATCAGCCGCTCGGCGTTCGTGCTCTACGTGCTGTTCATCTCGATGGCCTCGGCCCATCACCTGCTCGTCGATCCCGGCATGGGCCCGGCGTGGAAGATCGTCAACACCAGCTACTTCATGTACATGGCGGTGCTGGCGTCGATGATCCACGGCTTCACGGTCCCAGCCGGCATGGAGCTGGGCATGCGGCTGCGCGGGTTCACACAGGGTATGTTCGACTGGCTGCGGCGCGCCCCGTGGGGCGACCCGGGCTTCAGCGCGCTGATCTTCTCGGTGGTCGTCTTCGGCTTCGTCGGCGGCATCACCGGCGTGACGATCGGCACCGAGCAGATCAACATCATCGTGCACAACACGCTGCGCGTGCCGGGCCACTTCCACGCCACGGTCGTGAGCGGCACGGCGATGGCGTTCATGGGCGCGACGTACTATCTCATCCCGCTCATCTTCCGGAAGAAGGTCGCGTTCTGGCCGCTCGCGAAGATCCAGCCGTACCTGTTCGCCGGCGGCATGCTGATCTTCACGCTGTCGATGACGTTCGCCGGCAGCTTCGGCGTGCCGCGGCGTCACTGGGACATCAGCTTCAGCGGCGCGCCGTTCGACGTGCAGTTCAACCCGATCGTGGACGTCGTGCTGGCCGTCGTCGCGCTCGGCGGGCTGCTCGCCGCCACCGGCGCCTTCGCCTTCATCGCGATCGCCGTCGCGTCGGTGTTCTTCGGTGAGCCGCTCGGCACGATCCCCAAGGGCGTCGTCGTCGCCGGCATCCCGCAGGGGCTGACGCAGCCGCCCGTCCATGCCGCGGACGTGGACACGAGGAGCCGCGCGCTGCACGACGCCTCGCGCGGCCTCATGGGGCCGACGCCCGGCACGATCGCGCTCGTGTTCGTCTTCCTCGCCGCGTTCGTCCTCTACTTCTTCGTCAACTGGAAGGTGCTGTCCTTCCTCTGGAGGATCGGATGA
- a CDS encoding CBS domain-containing protein, translated as MTVRDVLGSRSEVYSIPPEMTVHDAARYLRDYQIRSVAVVDARGDLAGVVSQSDISDKVAAENRCPAWMHVSEIMSTRLVVVTPDASVDECLRLMEEHSIYHLLVVDRLGDYRGMVSVRDLLRTMAFDEKARADLLEAFVFDRGTIGTRLGA; from the coding sequence ATGACCGTACGCGACGTTCTCGGCTCACGTTCGGAGGTGTACTCGATCCCGCCAGAGATGACCGTGCACGACGCTGCACGGTATCTGCGCGACTATCAGATCCGTTCGGTCGCCGTCGTGGATGCGCGCGGCGACCTCGCGGGCGTCGTCTCGCAGAGCGACATCTCCGACAAGGTGGCGGCGGAGAACCGCTGTCCGGCGTGGATGCACGTCAGCGAGATCATGAGCACGCGCCTCGTGGTCGTGACGCCCGATGCTTCGGTCGACGAATGCCTGCGTCTCATGGAGGAGCACAGCATCTATCACCTGCTCGTCGTCGACCGGTTGGGCGACTACCGGGGCATGGTCTCTGTCCGCGATCTGCTCAGGACGATGGCCTTCGACGAGAAGGCGCGCGCGGACTTGCTCGAGGCATTCGTCTTCGATCGCGGGACGATCGGTACGCGTCTCGGCGCATAG
- a CDS encoding SCO family protein, producing MTSATRASSALAALLAILGITAAWWALALWPVDASAPEWFLRTREVCFGSVRNGLPNAGGWILLIGQPLGMLLVLAVVWTADLRAGLARLTSRLPGQLAAGALAAAIVAGLGGVVVRVSGATADTFSAGSVRDNAAALTRIDDAPPEMTLVDQHGTTVTLDQFRGRPVLVTFAYAHCETVCPVIVADVTTAAARLVEERPAVLVITLDPWRDTPGRLPAMAAAWHLAGDARVLSGEPTAVDRVLNAWRIPRVRNERTGDLSHPSLVYVINSNGRINYVLTGGADHIVAAVKHL from the coding sequence ATGACCTCCGCGACTCGCGCCTCGTCGGCCCTGGCGGCTCTCCTCGCCATCCTCGGCATCACGGCGGCCTGGTGGGCGCTGGCGCTGTGGCCCGTCGACGCGTCGGCGCCCGAGTGGTTCCTGCGCACGCGCGAGGTCTGTTTCGGATCGGTCCGCAACGGCCTGCCGAACGCTGGCGGGTGGATCCTGCTCATCGGGCAGCCGCTCGGCATGCTGCTCGTGCTCGCCGTGGTGTGGACAGCGGACCTCCGCGCCGGGCTCGCACGACTGACCAGCCGGCTGCCCGGCCAGCTCGCCGCCGGCGCCCTTGCGGCCGCGATCGTCGCCGGCCTGGGGGGCGTGGTCGTTCGCGTCTCCGGCGCGACGGCCGACACGTTCTCCGCCGGGAGCGTCCGCGACAACGCCGCCGCCCTCACGCGGATCGACGATGCGCCGCCGGAGATGACGCTCGTCGATCAGCACGGCACTACGGTGACGCTTGACCAGTTCCGCGGCCGTCCCGTCCTCGTCACGTTCGCCTACGCGCACTGCGAGACGGTCTGTCCCGTCATCGTCGCCGACGTGACGACGGCGGCCGCGCGGCTCGTCGAAGAACGGCCGGCGGTGCTCGTCATCACGCTCGATCCGTGGCGCGACACGCCCGGCCGGCTTCCGGCGATGGCTGCCGCCTGGCACCTCGCCGGCGACGCACGCGTGCTGTCGGGCGAACCCACCGCGGTGGATCGGGTGCTCAACGCCTGGCGCATCCCGCGCGTGCGCAACGAGCGCACGGGCGATCTGTCACACCCGTCGCTCGTCTACGTGATCAACTCGAACGGACGCATCAACTACGTGCTCACGGGCGGCGCAGACCACATCGTTGCGGCGGTCAAACATCTGTAA
- a CDS encoding 50S ribosomal protein L11 methyltransferase — MPYRLDLETPASDALDRLVDLGALDVDLVRGHVAAILPDEVSVQTVVDAIGATGVRVSAVRGRDAGSVWILVPRPVQVGRTVIVPAGWPRPVDGLRMIDGEAFGTGLHPTTALCLEILDDEVGDAPPACVLDVGTGSGVLALAALRLGVLCATAIDVDHTAIRAAAVNARLNGLAAHLQLVEGGPESLTGAWPLAFANILAAPLMDMAPALIRRLAHYGTLVLSGIASSVAGEVEQVYRRAGMRPVRREDRHGWAALVLQAGW, encoded by the coding sequence ATGCCCTACCGTCTCGATCTGGAAACGCCGGCGTCCGACGCACTCGATCGGCTCGTGGATCTGGGGGCGCTCGACGTGGACCTCGTCCGCGGGCACGTCGCGGCGATCCTGCCGGACGAGGTGAGTGTTCAGACCGTCGTCGACGCGATCGGCGCGACCGGCGTGCGGGTGTCGGCCGTGCGTGGACGCGATGCCGGGTCGGTCTGGATTCTCGTCCCCCGACCGGTGCAGGTCGGCCGCACCGTCATTGTGCCGGCCGGCTGGCCGCGGCCCGTGGACGGCCTGCGAATGATCGACGGCGAGGCGTTCGGGACAGGGCTTCATCCGACGACCGCTCTTTGTCTCGAGATCCTCGACGACGAAGTCGGCGATGCGCCGCCCGCGTGTGTGCTCGACGTCGGCACCGGATCGGGCGTGCTCGCGCTTGCGGCGCTGCGCCTGGGCGTGCTGTGCGCCACCGCGATCGACGTGGACCACACCGCGATCCGCGCCGCGGCGGTCAACGCGCGGCTGAATGGCCTGGCGGCGCACCTGCAGCTCGTCGAGGGAGGACCGGAGAGCCTGACCGGCGCGTGGCCGCTCGCGTTCGCGAACATCCTCGCCGCTCCGCTGATGGACATGGCACCGGCACTGATCCGCCGGCTCGCGCATTACGGCACGCTCGTGTTGTCCGGAATCGCGAGTTCGGTCGCCGGCGAGGTCGAGCAGGTGTACCGTCGAGCTGGGATGCGGCCCGTGCGGCGCGAGGATCGCCACGGGTGGGCGGCGCTCGTGCTGCAGGCGGGATGGTAG
- a CDS encoding alkaline phosphatase — MRHTRVIVALVAAGVVAGLPLSGAQAPRARNVVLFLADAGGIGTISAASLHGYGAPRQLFIQHMPQIALSDTTPFGGFVTDSSAGMTAIVTGQKTRNGVVAQSAAAQRKVRDGQPLKTILGYAEQYGLSTGIITNDAVTGATPASLYAHVNDRDMTAAIFQQLLAPGFGDGPDVVIGAGRPEIVKALTGVGLDLDVLGRRKGRPVLASAAEMGPTDSRALVVQETGDFDPWDVVARTLGILGRNPRGFFLMVEWDTHTDDVREGLDHMVALDRVIERTMRTVSEDTLVLFTADHSFDLRVAGEGSGGDLLAGLEEAEHKAREEKRSDIRTPSLRMNESHTGEEVLVAATGPGADRVRGYLANTDLFWIMMNAFGWDVR; from the coding sequence GTGCGCCATACGCGAGTCATCGTCGCTCTCGTCGCGGCCGGAGTGGTCGCGGGCCTGCCGTTGTCGGGCGCGCAGGCGCCGCGCGCCCGCAACGTCGTGTTGTTCCTCGCGGACGCGGGCGGGATCGGGACGATCAGCGCGGCCAGCCTCCACGGCTACGGCGCGCCGCGACAGTTGTTCATCCAGCACATGCCGCAGATCGCGCTGTCGGACACGACGCCGTTCGGCGGATTCGTGACCGATTCGTCGGCCGGCATGACGGCGATCGTCACGGGGCAGAAGACGCGCAACGGCGTCGTCGCCCAGTCGGCCGCGGCCCAGCGGAAGGTGCGCGACGGGCAGCCGCTGAAGACGATTCTCGGGTACGCGGAACAGTACGGGCTGTCGACCGGGATCATCACGAACGACGCGGTCACGGGCGCCACGCCGGCATCGCTCTACGCGCACGTCAACGATCGCGACATGACCGCGGCCATCTTCCAGCAGTTGCTCGCGCCAGGATTCGGCGACGGCCCGGACGTCGTCATCGGCGCCGGCCGACCTGAGATCGTGAAAGCGCTCACCGGCGTCGGCCTGGATCTCGACGTGCTTGGACGGCGGAAAGGGCGGCCCGTGCTCGCGTCGGCAGCCGAAATGGGCCCGACCGACTCGCGCGCGCTCGTCGTGCAGGAGACCGGCGACTTCGACCCGTGGGACGTCGTCGCGCGTACTCTCGGGATCCTCGGGCGCAATCCCCGTGGCTTCTTCCTGATGGTCGAGTGGGACACTCACACCGACGACGTCCGCGAAGGGCTCGATCACATGGTGGCGCTCGATCGCGTCATCGAGCGGACGATGCGCACCGTCAGCGAAGACACACTGGTGCTCTTCACGGCCGACCACTCGTTCGACTTGCGCGTCGCCGGCGAGGGTAGCGGTGGCGACCTGCTCGCGGGGCTGGAGGAAGCGGAGCACAAGGCCCGGGAAGAGAAGCGCAGCGACATCCGCACGCCGTCGCTTCGCATGAACGAGAGCCATACGGGTGAGGAAGTACTGGTCGCCGCCACGGGACCCGGCGCCGATCGCGTGCGCGGCTACCTCGCGAACACCGATCTGTTCTGGATCATGATGAACGCGTTCGGTTGGGATGTCAGGTAG